One stretch of Bosea vaviloviae DNA includes these proteins:
- a CDS encoding DUF3306 domain-containing protein, whose product MSPRAGDLDDEGFLTRWSRRKRAVAEQSEVLPPSPVGDALPAEGEPQAAASEPEMVEPPSLDLIDKDFDVAHWLKQNVPESWKLAAMRRAWESDPTIRDFENPARDYALDWNTPGGAPGYGPLTESDDVEAMVRGIFGDPEPKTALSGVDEGTGDSMSHTLSSHDERRSRDAALQGEQPAATPAGSVRVSEAGANPAEEAETARIAPDRVYAAAQNNPEPEKRSMRIRKRGGGAVPV is encoded by the coding sequence ATGAGCCCGCGCGCAGGCGATCTCGACGACGAAGGCTTCCTGACGCGCTGGTCGCGGCGCAAGCGCGCCGTGGCGGAGCAAAGCGAGGTTCTGCCGCCGTCGCCGGTGGGCGACGCCCTACCGGCGGAGGGTGAGCCGCAGGCCGCCGCATCCGAGCCCGAAATGGTCGAGCCGCCCTCGCTCGATCTGATCGACAAGGATTTCGACGTCGCCCATTGGCTCAAGCAGAACGTGCCCGAAAGCTGGAAGCTCGCGGCGATGCGGCGGGCCTGGGAGAGCGACCCGACGATTCGCGATTTCGAGAATCCGGCCCGCGACTATGCGCTCGACTGGAACACGCCGGGTGGCGCGCCGGGCTACGGCCCGCTGACGGAATCGGACGATGTTGAGGCGATGGTGCGCGGCATCTTCGGCGACCCGGAGCCCAAGACGGCTCTGTCGGGTGTGGATGAGGGCACGGGCGACAGCATGTCGCATACACTTTCGTCTCATGACGAAAGGCGTAGTCGTGACGCTGCGCTGCAAGGTGAACAGCCTGCGGCGACTCCAGCCGGGTCTGTCAGAGTGAGCGAGGCCGGCGCGAACCCGGCGGAAGAGGCCGAAACGGCCCGGATCGCGCCGGATCGGGTCTATGCTGCGGCGCAAAATAATCCTGAGCCGGAGAAGCGTTCCATGCGGATTCGCAAGCGCGGAGGCGGAGCCGTTCCAGTCTGA
- a CDS encoding Cro/CI family transcriptional regulator, with protein sequence MRDPALERAIGAAGGVRALARSLGVSQPAISSWKRVPADRVLSVEANTGVPRSDLRPDLYPIETALHQPASMNGGSSVAIDEIDEARAQEYQLIGALLWRAPTAETLALLQGLRGDASPLGMAHFALAEAAAELTPEAARDEFFELFIGVGRGEILPYASYYLTGFLHERPLALVREDMGRLGIARAERAGEPEDHIAILMDIMANLIRGTFAGEGVDTAAFYARHIEPWGERLFADLEVAKASKFYRAVGRVGSLFLSIETEAGRLPS encoded by the coding sequence ATGCGTGATCCGGCACTCGAGAGAGCGATCGGGGCTGCCGGAGGGGTGCGCGCATTGGCGCGCAGCCTGGGCGTGTCGCAGCCAGCGATCTCGAGCTGGAAGCGCGTTCCCGCTGACCGCGTGCTTTCCGTCGAAGCCAATACCGGTGTGCCACGCTCCGACCTGCGACCAGATCTCTATCCCATCGAGACCGCGCTGCACCAGCCCGCGTCGATGAACGGTGGTTCGTCGGTGGCGATCGATGAGATCGACGAGGCGCGCGCCCAGGAATACCAATTGATCGGAGCGCTGCTCTGGCGAGCGCCGACGGCCGAGACGCTGGCCCTTCTGCAAGGCTTGCGGGGTGACGCCTCGCCGCTCGGCATGGCGCATTTCGCCTTGGCGGAGGCCGCCGCCGAGCTCACGCCGGAAGCGGCGCGCGATGAATTCTTCGAGCTCTTCATCGGCGTCGGCCGTGGCGAGATCCTGCCCTACGCCTCCTATTACCTGACCGGCTTCCTGCATGAGCGCCCGCTGGCGCTGGTGCGCGAGGACATGGGCAGGCTCGGCATCGCCCGGGCCGAGCGCGCCGGCGAGCCGGAAGACCATATCGCCATCCTGATGGACATCATGGCGAACCTGATCCGCGGCACCTTCGCGGGCGAGGGCGTCGATACCGCCGCCTTTTATGCGCGCCATATCGAGCCCTGGGGCGAGCGTCTCTTCGCCGATCTGGAGGTCGCGAAGGCTTCGAAATTCTACCGGGCCGTCGGCCGTGTCGGCAGCCTGTTCCTGTCCATTGAGACGGAAGCCGGAAGGCTGCCGTCATGA
- a CDS encoding formate dehydrogenase, with the protein MTSASLPGAEETTMSQKSKETVTPAFDRRSFFKALGAGAAVAATPAMVTPAAAVDPGKDETKARYRESEHVKDYYRVNRY; encoded by the coding sequence ATGACGTCCGCCAGTCTGCCCGGCGCGGAGGAGACGACGATGTCGCAAAAATCCAAAGAGACCGTGACGCCGGCCTTCGACCGCCGCAGCTTCTTCAAGGCGCTGGGCGCCGGCGCGGCGGTGGCCGCGACGCCCGCCATGGTGACGCCGGCGGCAGCCGTCGATCCGGGCAAGGACGAGACCAAGGCGCGCTACCGAGAGTCGGAGCACGTCAAGGACTACTACCGCGTCAACCGCTACTGA
- a CDS encoding formate dehydrogenase subunit alpha, with the protein MLIKRKSADVQRGKLRAAMAGLSSGVMDRRTFLRRSGLVAGGVAAAGALQIGSVRKADAAEGLGPASGTKIVKNICTHCSVGCTVKAEVANGVWVGQEPAWESPINRGSHCAKGASVRELTHGDRRIKYPMKLVDGQWQRITWDVAISEIGDKMMQIRAKSGADSVYLLGSAKFSNEGSYLFRKFAAFWGTNNVDHQARICHSTTVAGVANTWGYGAMTNSYNDIRNSKTILFMGSNAAEAHPVSMQHILSGKELNRANVIVFDPRLTRTAAHATDYIRIRSGTDIAVIWGMMWHIFKNGWEDKDFLAARVYGMDDVRKEVEKYDPKTVEDITGVPEAQLKRAAETFAKVKPATFIWCMGVTQHSVGTANVRAICNLLLATGNVGGMGNGANIFRGHCNVQGATDFGLDISNLPCYYGLVEGAWRHWARVWGVDYDYFVTRFDAVPAKGGRPARTAKANMETSGHTSTRWFDAANMPAEQVDQKDNLKAMIVMGHGGNTIPRMPDAVKGLETLELLVVADPHPTNFISLGQRKNGTYLLPIGTQFECSGSRTCSNRSVQWGEKVVDPIFESANDYWVIYKLAQKLGFAEPMFKTLELVQGKYGLEPSAESILREINRGGWSTGYTGQSPERLKLHMQHQDKFDLVSLRGAKGSPVENDFYGLPWPCWGTPELKHPGTHILYNTSLEANNGGGTFRPRFGLTRERTLPDGSKVNDTLLAENGSYSLNSEIKDGYPEFTMGMLKKLGWDADLTPKELETITWIGGNTIDTVNWANDLSGGIQRVALSHGCVPYGNGKARANAWNLPDPVPTHREPIYSPRVDLVAKWPARPDERTLRIPNLHTTIQKAAVERGVAKSFPIVLTSGRLVEYEGGGEETRSNKWLAELQQDMFVEINPADATERGIKDGAFVWVSGPENNSKAKVKALVTERVGKGVAFMPFHFGGFYQGVDQRGNYPKGLDPIVLGESVNTLTTYGYDPVTAMHEGKVTLCQIAAA; encoded by the coding sequence ATGCTCATCAAGCGCAAATCTGCCGATGTTCAGCGCGGCAAGCTCCGGGCCGCCATGGCCGGCCTGTCCTCGGGCGTGATGGACCGGCGCACCTTCCTGCGGCGCTCGGGCCTCGTCGCCGGCGGCGTCGCGGCCGCAGGCGCGCTCCAGATCGGCTCCGTTCGCAAGGCGGATGCCGCGGAGGGGCTGGGCCCGGCGAGCGGCACCAAGATCGTCAAGAACATCTGCACCCATTGCTCTGTCGGTTGCACCGTCAAGGCCGAGGTCGCCAACGGCGTCTGGGTCGGCCAGGAGCCGGCCTGGGAAAGCCCGATCAACCGGGGCAGCCACTGCGCCAAGGGCGCTTCGGTGCGCGAGCTGACCCATGGCGACCGCCGCATCAAATACCCGATGAAGCTGGTCGACGGGCAGTGGCAGCGCATCACCTGGGATGTCGCGATCAGCGAGATCGGCGACAAGATGATGCAGATCCGGGCCAAGTCCGGCGCCGATTCCGTCTATCTGCTCGGCTCGGCCAAGTTCTCCAATGAGGGCTCCTATCTGTTCCGGAAGTTCGCCGCCTTCTGGGGCACGAACAATGTCGACCACCAGGCGCGCATCTGCCACTCCACCACCGTCGCAGGTGTCGCGAACACCTGGGGCTACGGCGCGATGACGAACTCCTACAACGACATCCGCAACTCCAAGACGATCCTGTTCATGGGCTCGAACGCGGCCGAGGCCCATCCTGTCTCGATGCAGCACATCCTGAGCGGCAAGGAGCTCAACCGGGCCAATGTCATCGTCTTCGACCCGCGCCTGACCCGCACGGCGGCCCACGCGACCGATTATATCCGCATCCGCTCCGGTACCGATATTGCGGTGATCTGGGGCATGATGTGGCACATCTTCAAGAATGGCTGGGAGGACAAGGACTTCCTCGCCGCGCGCGTCTACGGCATGGACGATGTCCGCAAGGAGGTCGAGAAATACGATCCCAAGACCGTCGAGGACATCACCGGCGTTCCCGAGGCGCAATTGAAGCGCGCTGCGGAGACCTTCGCCAAGGTCAAGCCGGCGACCTTCATCTGGTGCATGGGCGTGACCCAGCACTCGGTCGGCACGGCGAATGTCCGGGCGATCTGCAACCTCCTGCTTGCCACCGGCAATGTCGGCGGCATGGGCAACGGCGCCAACATCTTCCGCGGCCATTGCAACGTGCAGGGCGCGACCGATTTCGGCCTCGATATCTCGAATCTGCCTTGCTATTACGGGCTGGTCGAAGGCGCCTGGCGCCATTGGGCCCGCGTCTGGGGCGTCGATTACGACTATTTCGTCACGCGCTTCGATGCGGTGCCGGCCAAGGGCGGCCGCCCGGCGCGCACGGCCAAAGCCAATATGGAGACCTCGGGCCACACCTCGACGCGCTGGTTCGACGCCGCCAACATGCCCGCCGAGCAGGTCGACCAGAAGGACAACCTCAAGGCCATGATCGTCATGGGCCATGGCGGCAACACCATCCCGCGCATGCCCGACGCCGTGAAGGGGCTGGAGACACTCGAATTGCTGGTCGTGGCCGACCCGCACCCGACCAATTTCATCTCGCTCGGCCAGCGCAAGAACGGCACCTATCTCCTGCCGATCGGCACGCAGTTCGAATGCTCGGGCTCGCGCACCTGCTCCAACCGCTCGGTGCAATGGGGCGAGAAGGTCGTCGATCCGATCTTCGAATCGGCCAATGACTACTGGGTCATCTACAAGCTGGCGCAGAAGCTCGGCTTCGCCGAGCCGATGTTCAAGACCCTCGAGCTGGTGCAGGGCAAATACGGGCTGGAGCCCTCGGCGGAATCGATCCTGCGCGAGATCAACAGGGGCGGCTGGTCGACCGGCTATACCGGGCAGTCGCCCGAGCGCCTCAAGCTGCACATGCAGCACCAGGACAAGTTCGACCTGGTCTCGCTGCGCGGCGCCAAGGGCTCGCCGGTCGAGAACGACTTCTACGGCTTGCCCTGGCCGTGCTGGGGCACGCCGGAACTGAAGCATCCCGGCACGCATATCCTCTACAACACGTCCCTCGAGGCCAATAATGGCGGCGGCACCTTCCGCCCGCGCTTCGGCCTGACGCGCGAGCGCACCTTGCCGGATGGCAGCAAGGTCAACGACACGCTGCTGGCCGAGAACGGCTCCTACTCGCTGAACTCGGAGATCAAGGACGGCTATCCCGAATTCACCATGGGCATGCTGAAGAAGCTCGGCTGGGACGCCGACCTGACGCCCAAGGAACTCGAGACGATCACCTGGATCGGCGGCAACACGATCGATACGGTGAACTGGGCCAACGACCTGTCGGGCGGCATCCAGCGCGTCGCGCTCAGCCATGGCTGCGTGCCCTATGGCAACGGCAAGGCCCGCGCCAATGCCTGGAACCTGCCCGATCCGGTCCCGACCCATCGCGAGCCGATCTACTCGCCGCGCGTCGATCTCGTGGCGAAATGGCCGGCGCGTCCCGACGAACGGACTTTGCGCATCCCCAACCTCCACACCACCATTCAGAAGGCGGCGGTGGAGCGCGGTGTCGCGAAATCCTTCCCGATCGTCCTGACCTCGGGCCGGCTCGTCGAATATGAGGGCGGCGGCGAGGAGACGCGCTCGAACAAATGGCTCGCCGAATTGCAGCAGGACATGTTCGTCGAGATCAACCCGGCGGATGCGACCGAGCGCGGCATCAAGGACGGCGCCTTCGTCTGGGTCTCGGGGCCGGAGAACAACTCCAAGGCCAAGGTCAAGGCGCTGGTGACGGAGCGCGTCGGCAAGGGCGTCGCCTTCATGCCCTTCCATTTCGGCGGCTTCTACCAGGGCGTCGACCAGCGCGGGAACTACCCCAAGGGGCTGGATCCGATCGTGCTCGGCGAGTCCGTCAACACCCTGACGACCTATGGCTACGACCCGGTGACCGCCATGCATGAAGGCAAGGTCACGCTCTGCCAGATCGCTGCGGCGTGA
- the fdh3B gene encoding formate dehydrogenase FDH3 subunit beta, giving the protein MARMKFLCDADRCIECNACVTACKNENEVPWGINRRRVVTINDGKPGERSISMACMHCTDAPCMAVCPVDCFYNTADGVVLHNKDLCIGCGYCFYACPFGAPQYPKVGNFGSRGKMDKCTYCSGGPEVDLSPAEFQKYGSNRLAEGKLPLCAEMCSTKSLLAGDGEIIAQIYKERVVKRGYGSGAWGWQTAYKETIAI; this is encoded by the coding sequence ATGGCCCGGATGAAATTCCTCTGCGACGCCGACCGCTGCATCGAATGCAACGCCTGCGTCACCGCCTGCAAGAACGAGAACGAGGTGCCCTGGGGCATCAACCGGCGTCGCGTCGTCACCATCAATGACGGCAAGCCGGGCGAGCGCTCGATCTCGATGGCCTGCATGCATTGTACGGACGCACCTTGCATGGCGGTCTGCCCGGTCGACTGCTTCTACAACACCGCCGACGGCGTCGTGCTGCACAACAAGGACCTCTGCATCGGCTGCGGCTATTGCTTCTACGCCTGCCCGTTCGGGGCACCGCAATATCCCAAGGTCGGCAATTTCGGTTCGCGCGGCAAGATGGACAAATGCACCTATTGCTCGGGCGGCCCGGAGGTCGATCTCTCCCCGGCCGAGTTCCAGAAATATGGCTCGAACCGCCTGGCCGAGGGCAAGCTGCCACTCTGCGCCGAGATGTGTTCGACCAAATCGCTGCTCGCCGGCGACGGTGAGATCATCGCCCAGATCTATAAGGAGCGGGTGGTCAAGCGCGGCTATGGCTCCGGCGCCTGGGGTTGGCAGACTGCCTACAAGGAAACGATCGCCATCTGA
- a CDS encoding formate dehydrogenase subunit gamma, which produces MRLGAHLRLLVTGLLLTFAVALAVPAFAQQVNPTADSVKEQQFLDALKGNPSAELTGRITIPDGKAATLERPAGREWRAFHQGTMVKVGAVAVLGTLLLLAVFYLVRGRIRVESGLSGRTLTRFNGFERFMHWLTAACFIVLALSGLNVTFGKLLLLPLVGPQTFTNISVVAKWAHNYLAWPFMLGIALMFVVWIKDNIPGMVDLRWFAAGGGIVGKGHPPAKRFNGGQKIVFWTVVIGGTALSVSGVYLLFPAFAGGVLNLQFWNVVHGIVAVLMVAAILAHIYIGTLGMEGAFDAMGSGEVDLNWAKEHHSLWVAEEMQKGHVPGGPTLQPAE; this is translated from the coding sequence ATGCGTCTCGGCGCTCACCTTCGTCTCCTGGTCACCGGCCTCCTGCTGACCTTCGCTGTCGCGCTGGCGGTTCCGGCTTTCGCGCAGCAGGTCAACCCGACGGCGGACTCGGTCAAGGAGCAGCAATTCCTCGACGCGCTGAAGGGCAATCCTTCGGCCGAGCTCACGGGACGCATCACCATTCCCGACGGCAAGGCCGCGACGCTGGAGCGGCCCGCCGGGCGCGAATGGCGCGCCTTCCATCAGGGCACCATGGTCAAGGTCGGCGCCGTCGCGGTGCTCGGCACGCTGCTTTTGCTGGCGGTGTTCTACCTCGTGCGGGGCCGCATCCGGGTCGAGTCCGGCCTGTCGGGCCGCACGCTGACGCGCTTCAACGGCTTCGAGCGCTTCATGCACTGGCTGACGGCCGCCTGCTTCATCGTGCTGGCGCTGTCAGGGCTCAACGTCACCTTCGGCAAGCTGCTGCTGCTGCCATTGGTCGGGCCGCAGACCTTCACCAATATCTCGGTCGTGGCGAAATGGGCGCATAACTATCTCGCCTGGCCATTCATGCTCGGCATCGCGCTGATGTTCGTCGTCTGGATCAAGGACAACATCCCCGGCATGGTCGATCTCCGTTGGTTCGCCGCCGGGGGCGGCATCGTCGGCAAGGGCCACCCGCCGGCCAAGCGCTTCAATGGCGGCCAGAAGATCGTGTTCTGGACGGTGGTGATCGGCGGCACGGCCCTGTCCGTCTCCGGCGTCTATCTGCTCTTCCCCGCCTTCGCTGGTGGCGTGCTCAACCTGCAGTTCTGGAACGTGGTGCATGGCATCGTCGCCGTGCTGATGGTCGCCGCGATCCTGGCGCATATCTATATCGGCACGCTCGGCATGGAGGGCGCCTTCGACGCGATGGGCTCCGGCGAGGTCGATCTCAACTGGGCCAAGGAGCACCATTCGCTCTGGGTCGCGGAGGAGATGCAGAAAGGCCATGTGCCGGGCGGCCCGACGCTGCAGCCGGCGGAGTGA
- the mobB gene encoding molybdopterin-guanine dinucleotide biosynthesis protein B, translating to MRVIGLAGWSGAGKTTLLTRLIPELGRRGVCVSTLKHAHHAFDLDTPGKDSYAHRQAGAREVLISSERRWALMRELRGEPEAKLGELLGRLSPVDLVIIEGFKRDPHAKIEIYRMANGKPPLHPEDPSIVAVVSDRAFPEAGRPVVALDDIAAVADIVLAAAEPLAAVLARRHGQE from the coding sequence ATGCGCGTGATCGGTCTGGCGGGATGGAGCGGGGCGGGCAAGACGACGCTGCTGACGCGGCTGATCCCGGAACTCGGCCGCCGCGGCGTCTGCGTCTCGACGCTCAAGCACGCCCACCATGCCTTCGATCTCGATACGCCCGGCAAGGATTCCTATGCGCATCGCCAGGCTGGCGCGCGCGAGGTCCTGATCTCCTCGGAGCGGCGCTGGGCGCTGATGCGGGAGTTGCGCGGCGAGCCGGAGGCGAAGCTCGGCGAATTGCTCGGGCGGCTGTCGCCGGTCGATCTCGTCATCATCGAGGGCTTCAAGCGCGACCCGCACGCCAAGATCGAGATTTACCGCATGGCCAACGGCAAGCCGCCCTTGCATCCCGAGGATCCGAGCATCGTGGCAGTCGTGAGCGACCGCGCTTTTCCCGAAGCGGGCCGTCCGGTGGTCGCCCTCGACGACATCGCGGCGGTTGCCGATATCGTGCTGGCGGCGGCAGAGCCGCTTGCTGCCGTGCTGGCGCGGCGACACGGGCAGGAGTGA
- the glp gene encoding gephyrin-like molybdotransferase Glp, producing MAQLSKDEEAFGALMSVAQAAERAGSLVAPLAGAQNVALAEADGRVLARDIVARLDLPPFANSAVDGYAVRFADLAPAGESRLRLSGRVAAGADASGTATAGVAVRVFTGAPMPPGADTVFMQEDVGLEDGFVRLPAGLRIGANARPAGEDIACGETALKAGQRLRPQDLALLAALGLIEVSVHRRPRVAIFSTGDELSEPGEALAPAAIYDANRSLLRAMVARAGAEVVDLGILRDEPVGLAQRLSEAAASCDLILTSGGVSTGEEDHVKAAVERAGSLAFWRIGIKPGRPVAMGLVGATPFIGLPGNPVAVFVTFAFVARPLLARLAGAHFVAPTPLPVRLGFPYAKKAGRREYVRVSLTPAADGVMVARKHPQNGAGVLTSLTRTDGLVELTEALTRIEEGTIAPFFAYGLLIG from the coding sequence ATGGCCCAGCTCAGCAAGGACGAGGAAGCGTTCGGCGCGTTGATGAGCGTCGCGCAGGCGGCCGAGCGCGCCGGCTCCCTGGTCGCGCCATTGGCCGGAGCGCAGAATGTCGCGCTCGCCGAGGCCGATGGCCGCGTCCTGGCGCGGGATATCGTGGCGAGGCTCGACCTGCCGCCCTTCGCCAATTCGGCTGTCGATGGCTATGCCGTGCGCTTCGCCGATCTGGCCCCCGCTGGCGAAAGCCGCCTGCGCCTGTCGGGCCGGGTCGCGGCGGGAGCGGATGCCTCGGGCACCGCGACGGCTGGCGTCGCGGTGCGGGTCTTCACCGGCGCACCGATGCCGCCGGGCGCCGATACCGTCTTCATGCAGGAGGATGTCGGGCTCGAGGACGGCTTCGTCAGGCTGCCGGCCGGTCTGAGAATCGGCGCCAATGCCCGCCCGGCGGGCGAGGATATCGCATGTGGCGAGACCGCCCTGAAGGCCGGGCAGCGTCTGCGGCCGCAGGATCTCGCGCTCTTGGCGGCACTCGGACTGATCGAAGTGAGCGTTCATCGCCGGCCGCGCGTCGCGATCTTCTCGACCGGCGACGAACTGAGCGAGCCGGGCGAAGCGCTCGCGCCCGCGGCGATCTACGACGCTAATCGTAGCCTGCTGCGCGCCATGGTCGCGCGCGCCGGCGCGGAGGTCGTCGATCTCGGCATCCTGCGCGACGAACCCGTCGGCCTGGCGCAGCGTTTGTCCGAGGCGGCTGCCTCCTGCGATCTGATCCTGACCTCGGGCGGCGTCTCGACCGGCGAGGAGGACCACGTCAAGGCGGCGGTCGAGCGCGCCGGCTCGCTGGCGTTCTGGCGCATCGGCATCAAGCCCGGCCGCCCCGTCGCGATGGGGCTCGTCGGGGCCACGCCCTTCATCGGCTTGCCCGGCAATCCGGTCGCGGTCTTCGTCACCTTCGCCTTCGTCGCGCGGCCGCTGCTCGCGCGGCTTGCGGGCGCTCATTTTGTCGCGCCGACACCGCTGCCGGTGCGGCTCGGCTTTCCCTACGCCAAGAAGGCGGGCCGGCGCGAATATGTCCGGGTCTCGCTGACGCCTGCGGCCGACGGCGTCATGGTCGCGCGCAAGCACCCGCAGAACGGCGCCGGCGTCCTGACCTCATTGACCCGGACCGACGGGCTGGTCGAGCTCACTGAGGCTCTGACACGGATCGAGGAGGGGACGATCGCGCCCTTCTTCGCCTATGGCCTGCTGATCGGCTGA
- a CDS encoding TIGR02186 family protein yields the protein MRRSLTILLLAVLAALTAAPARAETLIAAMSSHQIQINSNYTGDQLTVFGLVERDGRTAARGDPYDIIVTVRGPRRMLLVREKERLGPIWINRTQRRFPDNSVFLAVASNRPLNEIMSEETARRERIGLENAQRLPDPGLDFGRTTARFKDGMIRILEEKGLYSQEARGVTFLSNTLFSAPIPVPATAPTGSYEIDIVLYSGGVPLARQSTNFEVVKSGIEQRLATGAFEHSLLYGLATVALALFLGWLSSVVFRRD from the coding sequence ATGAGACGCTCCCTTACAATCCTGCTGCTGGCGGTACTGGCCGCGCTCACGGCCGCCCCGGCGCGCGCCGAGACATTGATCGCGGCGATGTCGAGCCATCAGATCCAGATCAACTCCAACTACACCGGCGACCAGCTCACGGTCTTCGGGCTGGTCGAGCGCGACGGGCGCACCGCCGCGCGGGGCGATCCCTACGACATCATCGTCACCGTGCGCGGCCCGCGGCGCATGCTGCTGGTGCGTGAAAAGGAGCGGCTCGGGCCGATCTGGATCAACCGCACCCAGCGGCGCTTTCCCGACAACTCGGTCTTCCTGGCGGTGGCGAGCAACCGGCCGCTCAACGAGATCATGAGCGAGGAGACCGCGCGACGCGAGCGGATAGGCCTCGAAAACGCCCAACGCCTGCCTGATCCCGGGCTCGATTTCGGCCGGACGACAGCGCGCTTCAAGGACGGCATGATCCGCATCCTCGAGGAGAAGGGGCTCTATTCCCAGGAGGCGCGCGGCGTCACCTTCCTCTCCAACACGCTGTTCAGCGCGCCGATCCCGGTGCCGGCCACGGCGCCGACCGGCTCCTACGAGATCGATATCGTGCTCTATTCCGGCGGCGTGCCGCTGGCCCGGCAATCGACCAATTTCGAGGTGGTCAAATCCGGCATCGAGCAGCGCCTCGCCACGGGCGCCTTTGAGCATTCCCTGCTCTACGGCCTCGCGACCGTCGCGCTCGCGCTCTTCCTCGGCTGGTTGTCCAGCGTCGTCTTCCGCAGGGATTGA
- a CDS encoding sulfite exporter TauE/SafE family protein, which produces MQIYLPIAELPISILMVLGLSGAVGFISGLFGVGGGFLLTPLLIFLDIPPAVAVATVAAQVAGSSTTGVLTYWRRRALDFKLGGVLVAGGILGTVLGVLFFNLMRRLGQLELVITLSYVTLFTIIGGLMLYDALRAMWRVRAGRPARLRRRAGTHPWWMGLPLRMRFYRSQLYASVIPIALLAVVIGFIGAVLGVGGGFILVPALIYFFRIPTAVVVGTSLFQILVTMTGATILHALTNQSVDLILAVLLLLGGVIGAQFGGRAARNLNVDSFRLLLALLILSVGLRFAIELFIAPTEPFSVIVTEGIR; this is translated from the coding sequence GTGCAGATCTACCTTCCGATCGCCGAACTCCCGATCAGCATCCTGATGGTGCTGGGCCTCAGCGGCGCGGTCGGCTTCATCTCCGGCCTGTTCGGCGTCGGCGGCGGCTTCCTGCTGACGCCGCTCCTGATCTTCCTCGACATTCCGCCCGCGGTCGCGGTCGCGACCGTCGCCGCGCAGGTCGCCGGCTCCTCGACCACCGGCGTCCTGACCTATTGGCGAAGGCGCGCGCTCGACTTCAAGCTCGGCGGCGTCCTTGTCGCCGGCGGCATATTGGGCACCGTGCTCGGCGTGCTGTTCTTCAACCTGATGCGCAGGCTCGGCCAGCTCGAGCTCGTCATCACCCTCTCCTATGTGACCCTGTTCACGATCATCGGCGGCCTGATGCTCTACGACGCCCTGCGGGCGATGTGGCGCGTGCGGGCGGGCCGACCGGCGCGGTTGCGGCGGCGGGCAGGAACGCATCCCTGGTGGATGGGCCTGCCGCTGCGGATGCGCTTCTACCGCTCCCAGCTCTACGCCAGCGTGATCCCGATTGCACTGCTGGCGGTCGTGATCGGCTTCATCGGCGCGGTGCTCGGCGTCGGCGGCGGCTTCATCCTGGTGCCGGCGCTGATCTATTTCTTCCGCATCCCGACCGCCGTCGTCGTCGGCACCTCGCTGTTCCAGATCCTGGTGACGATGACCGGCGCGACCATCCTGCACGCGCTGACCAACCAGTCGGTCGACCTGATCCTGGCGGTTCTCCTGCTGCTGGGCGGCGTCATCGGCGCACAGTTCGGCGGGCGGGCGGCGCGCAACCTCAATGTCGATTCCTTCCGCCTGTTGCTGGCGCTGCTGATCCTTTCCGTGGGCCTGCGCTTCGCCATCGAATTGTTCATCGCGCCGACCGAACCCTTCTCCGTGATCGTGACGGAGGGCATCCGATGA